TCATCCGCGCCGAGGTGATCGCGTTCGCCGATTTCATCGCCTGCGGCGGCGAACAGGGCGCAAAGGATGCTGGAAAGCTCCGTCTGGAGGGCAAGGACTATGTGGTCCAGGACGGAGACGTCATCCACTTCCGCTTCAACGTCTAACGGGGAAGTGGCGCCCAAAGCGGTCCGAGGATGTCCAGGCACGTCGCACCAGTCACAAACGACTTGTTCAGAGCTTCCCAATGACGCACCCGGGTCCCCTTCGGTTCCCGCGCCAGCCTGGGCACGGGCGCAGCGGGCCGGTGGCTACGCCAGCGCGGCGCGGATCTCACCCGCCATCCGGTCCAGCGCCTCCCGGGGCGGATTCCGGGTGGGCCAGACGAGCTTCAGCCCGTCGCCGGCGTGGCGCGGCAGCACGTGCAGGTGGAAGTGGTAGACCGTCTGGAACCCGGCTGCCTCGTTGGCCTGGAACAGGTTGAGCCCTGCGCAACCGGTCGCCTTCCGTACCGCCTTGGCGATGCGCGTGGCGACGCGAAAGCACTCGCCCGCCAGCGCCTCGTCCATGTCCAGCAGGTTGCGGATCCGGCGCGTCCTTAGCGACGGCGCCGCGTGCCGCCCAGGAGCCCGCCCAACACGCCCCGCAGCACCTGCCGCCCCAGCTCCGAGCCGATGGCGCGGGCGGCGCTCTTGGTCATGGCTTCCAGCACGGACTGACGCCGGCTGCCACCACTGCCGAGCACGGCATCGAGCAGCCCGCCGAGGCCGCCGGCACCGTCCTGCCCCTGTTGCTTCGCTTTCTCCGTGTCCGCAGCCGCCTGCCCGGCGCGGGACTTGAGCACCTCGTAGGCCGACTCCCGGTCGATCGTCTGCTCATAGCGCCCGAAGAGGGCAGAGGCGCGGATCAAACGCTCCCGCGCCTCGGCTGGGATCGGGCCGATGCGGCTCGCGGGGGGCACGATGAAGGCCCGCTCCGTGACGCCGGGGCGGCCTTTCTCGTCGAGCAGGGACACCAGCGCCTCCCCGACGCCGAGCTCGGTGATCGCCTGCTGCAAGTCGAGGGCCGGGTTGGCGCGCAGGGTGGTGGCGGCGGCCTTGACCGCCTTCTGGTCGCGCGGGGTGAAGGCCCGCAGCGCGTGCTGGATCCGGTTGCCGAGCTGGCCCAGCACCCGGTCCGGGATGTCCAGGGGATTCTGGGTGACGAAGTAGACGCCGACGCCCTTGGAGCGGATCAGCCGCACCACCTGCTCGATTTTGTCGAGCAGCGCCTCGGGCGCGTCGTCGAAGAGCAGATGGGCTTCGTCGAAGAAGAAGACGAGCTTGGGTTTTTCCGGATCGCCCACTTCGGGCAGGTTTTCGAAGAGCTCCGACAGCAGCCACAGCAGGAACGTGGCGTAGAGCTTGGGCGCGTTCATGAGGCGGTCGGCGCACAGGATATTGACCACGCCCTCGCCCCCGTCCGTCCGCATCAGATCATGGATATCGAGCGCAGGCTCTCCAAAGAGCCGCTCGCCGCCCTCCTGCTCGAGGGCGAGCAACCCGCGCTGGATGGCCCCGATGCTGGCGGCGGAAATGTTGCCGTACTCGGTGGTGAAGCGCTTCGCATTTTCCCCGACGTAGCTGAGCAGCGCCCGCAGGTCTTTGAGGTCCAGGAGCAAAAGCCCCGCGTCGTCGGCGATCTTGAAGGCGAGCGTCAGCACGCCCTGCTGGGTGTCGTTCAGGGACAGCATGCGCCCCAGGAGCAGGGGCCCCATCTCGGAGATGGTGGAGCGCACCGGGTGCCCTTGGTTGCCGAACACGTCCCAGAACGCGACCGGGCAGCCGCGGTATTCGAAGTCCTTGAGTCCCAAGGCCGCGATGCGCTCCTCCACTTTCTTGTTCCCGCCGCCGGGCTGGCTGACGCCGGACAGATCCCCTTTCACGTCGGAGAGAAACACGGGCACGCCGATGCGGCTGAAGCCTTGGGCCAGCGTTTGCAGCGTCACCGTCTTGCCCGTGCCCGTGGCGCCCGTGATGAGGCCATGGCGGTTCGCCATCTTGGGCAGCAGGAAAAGCTCGCGTTCGGCTTTCTTTGCGACGAGAATGGGATCGATCATGGGTGGCAACCCGGACTTTCGTGGAAGGCGTCCGTAATGGTACCATTATTCGATTTAAAACAGTGAATTGCACGAGTTTTCCAGGTCATGGCAGGTCACAGCAAATGGGCGAACATTCGCTTCCGCAAGGAGCGGGCTGACGCGAAGAAGGGCAAGGTCTTCACTCGGCTCATCCGCGAGATTACCGTCGCCGCACGGGAAGGCGGCGGCGACCCGGCGGCCAACCCGCGGCTTCGGCTCGCCATCGACAAGGCCTTCGAGAACAATATGCCCAAGGAGAACGTCGAGCGGGCGATCAAGCGCGGCACCGGCCAGCTGGAGGGAGCGGAGTATGAAGAGGTCCGCTACGAGGGCTATGGCATCGGGGGGGCGGCGGTGATGGTGGACTGCCTGACGGACAACCGGACGCGCACCGTGGCGGACGTGCGCCATACCTTCACCAAGCACGGCGGCAACCTCGGCACCGACGGCTGCGTGGCCTTTTTATTCAAACATTGCGGCCAGCTCGTGTTCGCCCCTGGCACTGACGAGAACCGGCTCATGGAGGCGGCGCTGGAGGCCGGTGCCGAAGACGTGATCGGGCACGACGACGGCAGCTTCGAGGTGATCACCTCGGTGGCGGACTTCGAAGCGGTCAAGCGCAGAATCGAAGCGGCGGGGCTCAAGCCCGAGGTCGCGGAAATCACCATGCGTCCCACCACCGAGGTGGAGCTCAAGGGCGAAGATGCGGTCAAGATGCGCAGGCTCCTCGACGCGCTGGAGGCCCTGGACGACGTCCAGGAGGTCTATACCACCGCGGTGATGAACGAGTGAGGGGTCGAATTCGAATCCTGGGCATCGACCCCGGCCTGCAGGTCACGGGATTCGGCGTTCTCGACAAAGTGGGGCAAAGCCTCGGATACGTGGCAAGCGGCTGCATCCGCACGCCGGACATCGAGCTTCCCGGCCGGCTGCGCGCGATTCTCGAAAGCCTGAACGACGTGATCGGTGAGTACCACCCGCAGCAGGTGGCCGTCGAAGAGGTCTTCGTCAATGTGAACCCCCGATCGACGCTGCTGCTCGGGCAGGCACGGGGAGCCGCCATCTGCGCGGTCGTGACCCACGGGCTGCCGGTGGCCGAGTACACCGCCCTGCAGGTCAAGCAGGCGGTGGTCGGCAACGGTCATGCGAAGAAAGAGCAGGTGCAGGAAATGGTCAAGCGCCTCCTTCATCTTCCGGCCCCGCCCAGCGCGGATGCGGCCGATGCGCTCGCCTGCGCCATCTGCCATGCCCACGGCGGCATGGGACTGGGCAGACTTCCCACCGCCGGCTATCGCGTGAGACGGGGGAGGCTTCGATGATCGGGCGCATCAGCGGCATCCTGGTGGAGAAACACCCTCCCATGGTGCTGGTGGACGCCCATGGCGTGGGCTACGAGATCGACGTGCCGATGAGCACGTTCTACCAGTTGCCGGCCACCGGCTCCCAGGTCACGCTGTTCACCCATCTGGTGGTGCGTGAGGATGCCCACCAGCTCTTCGGCTTCTGGACCGACGGGGAGCGCCGCACCTTCCGGCAGTTGCTGAAGATCGCCGGCATCGGCGCGCGTACGGCGCTTGCGGTCCTTTCAGGTCTCTCGGTGCAGGAGCTGAGCCAAGCGGTGGCGAGCCAGGACGCCGGACGCCTCACCAAGATCCCCGGCATTGGCAAAAAGACCGCAGAGCGGCTGCTGCTCGAGCTCAAGGATCGGTTCAAGGCCGAGGCCGGCGCGGCCGTCGTGTCGGCGGGTGTATTGCCGGGCGACGACATCCTCAATGCGCTCCTCGCGCTGGGCTATAATGACCGCGAAGCTCAATGGGCCATGGGCCAGCTCGACGCGAATCTCTCCGTAGCCGACGGCATCCGTCAGGCGCTCAAGCTTCTTTCGAAGCGGTGAGGGGCCGTAAGTGAGGGGCAGGGGGCGAGCATCCGAAGCATCTCAACGGTTGGGTCTCCTCGCTTCTTCCTTTTACCGCCTCACGCTCAAAGCATGATCGAAACCGACCGCCTCATCTCTGCCGCGCCCGCCTCTCACCAGGAGGAGGCGCTCGAGCGGGCGCTGCGGCCCAAGTGGCTTCAGGAGTACGTGGGCCAGTCGAAGGTGCGCGAGCAGCTCGAGATCTTCATCGAGGCCGCGCGCAGCCGCGCCGAGGCCCTGGACCACGTCCTGTTGTTCGGTCCCCCGGGGCTGGGCAAGACCACGCTCGCCCACATTATCGCCAAGGAGATGGGGGTGAACCTGCGCCATACGTCGGGGCCCGTGCTGGAGCGGGCCGGCGATCTCGCAGCGCTGCTCACGAACCTGGAGCCCCGCGACGTGCTGTTCATCGACGAGATCCATCGCCTCTCGCCAGTGGTGGAGGAGATCCTGTACCCAGCGTTGGAGGACTTCCAGATCGACATCATGATCGGGGAAGGGCCGGCGGCGCGGTCGGTGAAGCTGGACCTGCCGCCTTTCACGCTGGTGGGGGCGACGACCCGCGCCGGGATGCTGACCAACCCGCTGCGAGACCGCTTCGGCATCGTGGCGCGGCTGGAGTTTTACACGCCCGAGGAGCTCACCCAGATCGTGCTGCGTTCGGCCCACCTGCTCAATGTGACCATCGACCGGGAGGGCGCCTTCGAGATTGCCCGCCGCTCCCGCGGCACGCCCCGCATCGCCAACCGACTGCTGCGGCGGGTGCGTGACTTCGCCGAAGTCAAGGCCGACGGCCGCGTGACCCAAGAAGTGGCGGACGCGGCGCTCAAGATGCTGGACGTGGACCCGCTGGGCCTGGACCTCATGGACCGCAAGCTGCTGCTCACCGTGATGGAGAAGTTCAGCGGTGGGCCCGTGGGCCTGGACAGCCTCGCGGCAGCCATCGGCGAGGAGCGCGATACCATCGAGGACGTGCTGGAGCCGTTTCTGATCCAGCAGGGCTACCTGAAGCGCACCCCCCGCGGGCGTATGGCCACCGTGGCCGCCTACCAGCATTTCGGTCTCGGGCTGCCGCGTAACGCCCTGACCGGGGACTTGTGGAACGAACAGTGATCGAGAGCGCGGCCGCGCGTTTCCACGGGGCCAGGGCATGAAATCGGTCGAGAAGGGGCAGCGGGCGCCCAAGTCAACTTTTTCCCTCCCCTTGCGCGTTTATTACCAGGACACCGACGCCGGAGGCGTCGTCTACCACAGCCGCTATCTCGATTTCCTGGAACGGGCCCGCTACGAGTGGCTCAGGGAGGCCGGATTCGGGCTGCGAGAACTCGCGGAGCGGCTGAAGGTCATTTTCGTCGTGCGCTCGGTGGAGATTCAGTTCCGGCGCCCGGCCCGACTGGACGACCTGCTGCTTGTCACCGTCCAGCCGGGAGAGGTGGGACGCAGCCGGGTGCCGGTGGAACAGGAGGTCAAGCGGGATCACGAGACCCTCGCATCCGCGCGGGTGGAGCTGGCGTGCGTCGATGCCCGAACGCTGAAACCCGCAAGCCTCCCGCCCGAGCTGCGCCACGCCATCGTTCGTTAGAGGAGAGCGGATGCAAGTCACTGCGGACCTTTCGCTGGTGAGCCTCATTGCCAACGCCAGCCTGCTGGTGCAGCTGGTGATGGCGCTGTTGCTCATCATCTCCCTCATGTCCTGGTGGTACATCTTTCGCAAGCTTTTTACTATCCGCCGCGCCCGCGAGCAGGCCGACGAGTTCGAAAAGCAGTTCTGGAGCGGGGTGGACATGACCACCCTCTACCAAGTGGCGGTCAAGACCCGCCACTCAGCGGGCAGCCTCGAGCGCATTTTTGAAGCCGGTTTTCGCGAGTTCACCAAGCACAAGACGCGTCCCGGGATGAACGTGGAGGCGGCCATGGAAGGCACGCGCCGGGCCATGCGCGCCACCTACCAGCGGGAGATGGACCGGCTGGAAGCGCATATGGCTTTCCTCGCCACCGTGGGGTCGGTGAGCCCGTACGTGGGCCTGTTCGGCACTGTGTGGGGCATCATGAACGCTTTCCGGGGCCTCTCCAACGTGGTCTCGGCCACCCTTGCCCACGTGGCGCCGGGCATCGCGGAAGCGCTCATTGCCACCGCCATGGGCCTGTTCGCCGCGATTCCGGCGGTGGTGGCGTACAACCGCTACGCCCGGGACATCGACAAGTTGGCAATCCGCTATGAAAGCTTCATGGAGGAGTTCTCCAACATCCTCCAGCGCCAGGCCCACGCGTAGGAGGTGCCGCCCATGGCTTTCGAGCGCCGTTCTTCCCGCCGCCTGATGAACCAGATCAACGTGGTGCCCTATATCGACGTCATGCTGGTGCTGCTGGTGATCTTCATGGTGACGGCGCCCATGATCAATCCCGGTCAGATCGAGCTTCCCCAGGTGGGCCGCTCGCTCGCTCCATCGGCTGCGCCGGTGGAGGTGATCATCCGCAAGACGGGGGCCCTGGCGGTGCGCGAGCGCAACGAGCCAGGGGCGCCGCGCGAGATCACCCGGGGGGAGCTGGTGGAGCTGCTCAAGCAGAAGCAGGCCCGCAATCCCGACCAGGCCGTCGTCATCGCCGGCGATAAGGATGTGCGCTACGAGGAGGTCGTGAAGGTCCTCGACCTGCTGCAGGCTCAACAGATCAAGCGGGTGGGCTTGCTGGCAAAGCCCGCCAGCCTTTGAAGCACGGCGGGGCTGGGAGCAGGGCAGCCGAAGAACCCGCCGATGACAGAGGCGGTCGCAGAATCAAACGCAACCATGGCACGCAAGCCTGATCACATCGCCGCCGACAGCGAACCGGGAAAGCTACGCGCCGCCCTGATGGCCTTCGGCGTGCACCTGCTGTTCCTGGTGTTCCTCATGGTCGGTGTGAACTGGCGGGCGGAGCGCCCGACCCCCGTGGAGGCCGAGCTCTGGGCCAGCCTGCCGCCGCAGCCGGCACCTGACGGGGAGCCGAAGCCGGAGCCAGCCCCGGCGCCGAAGCTCCAGCCCACGCCGGAACCGAAGCCGCAGCCCAGACCAGAACCCAAGCCGGAACCGGCCAAAGCGCAGCCCGAGAAGCCGGAGGTTGCGTTGAAGGAGAAGCTGGAAGAGGAGCGCCGGAAAAAGGAAGAGGAACGCCGGCGGCTTGAGGAAGAGAAGCGGAAGAAGGCCGAGGCCGAACGCCAGCGTCAGGAGCAGGAGCGCCTGGCGCAGCAGCGGCGCGAGGAAGCCGAACGCCAGCGCCGGGAAGAGGAGCGGCGCAGGGCCCTGGAAGAGCAGGTCAAGCGCGAGATGGCCGCGCTGGAGGCTCAGCGCGCCCAGCAGGAGGCGCTGGCCCGGGCCGAAGCCCAGCGGCTGGCCGCCATCGCCAGCCTGCGCGACGAGTACATCTTCAAGATCCGGGAGAAGGTGAGGCGCAACATCGTGATGCCGCCGGAGGTCCCCCACAACGCCGAGGCCGTGTTCGAGGTGGTGCTCCTGCCGAGCGGGGAGGTTTTGAGCGCGCGGCTCGTGAAGCCGAGCGGCGTGCCTGCCTACGATTCGGCGGTGGAGCGGGCGATCAAGAAGGCGGAGCCGCTGCCGCTGCCGCCGGACCCGGCCCTGCTCCCCCAGTTTCGAACGCTCACGCTGAAGTTCCGCCCGGCGGAATAAAGTCCATCAAGGTGCCTGACAAAGCGTCTGATATAATTTAGCGTTACATGAACGCAGTCGTCCGCTCGGTCCCTTTCCTTCGACGGCTCGTGCTGCTGGCGCTGCTTCTCGCCGCCAGTTCTGCGGCACGGGCCAACCTGACCATCGAGATCATCGGGGGAGGCGCGACCCAGATTCCCATCGCCGTGGTGCCGTTTGCGCGCGAGTCGGTCCTGCCCCAATCGGTCACGGAGGTCGTGGGCGCGGATCTCGCGAGAAGCGGCCTGTTCCGCCTGGTGCCGGTGGGGTCAAACCGGCCGTCCGAGCCGAATGAAGTGCTCTATCCGGAGTGGCAGTCCCGCGGTGCGGAGGCGCTGGTGATCGGAGCGGTGGTGCCGCTGCAGGACGGCCGGTTCGAGATCCGTTTCCGCCTGATGGACGTGCTCAAGCAGCAGCAGCTTGCCGGGTTCACCTATACGGTGACGGCGGACCAGCTGCGGCTCACCGCCCATAGAATCGCCGATGTGATCTACGAGCGCCTGACCGGGGACAAGGGCGTGTTCTCGACGCGGATCGCCTACGTGGTGCGCCAAGGCAATCGCTACGAGCTGCAGGTGGCGGACGCCGACGGCTTCAACCCGCAGACGGTGGTGGCCTCCAACGAGCCCATCATCTCACCCGCCTGGTCGCCGGACGGCACCCGGCTGGCCTACGTTTCGTTCGAAAACCGCAAGCCCATCATCTACGTCCAGAACCTGCTGACCGGCCAGCGGCGGGTACTGGCCAACTACAAGGGCTCCAACAGCGCCCCGGCGTGGTCGCCCGACGGCAAGCGGCTGGCGGTGGTGCTGACCAAGGACGGCATCTCCCAGATCTATCTGGTCAACGCCGATGGCACGGGACTTACCCGGCTGACCCATTCGGGAGCGATCGACACCGAGCCCAGCTTTTCGCCGGACGGCGAGTGGCTCCTGTTCACCTCGGACCGGGGCGGCAGCCCCCAGATCTACCGCATCGCTGTCAACGGCGGGTCTACGGCGCGCCTCACCTTCGAGGGCGATTACAACGTGTCGCCCCACTATAGCCCCGACGGGAAGAGTTTCGTTTTCGTGACGCGGCGCAATGGGCGCTTCAACGTGGCGGTCCAGGACATGGTCACCGGTCAGGTTCAGGTGCTCACCGATTCCCGGCTGGACGAGTCGCCCACCTTTGCGCCCAACGGCAGGATGATCCTCTACGCGACCGAGGTGGGCGGACGCGGGGTGCTGGCCGCGGTGTCCAGCGACGGCCGTGTCCGGCAAAGGCTTACGGTCCGCGCGGGCGACGTGCGGGAACCGGCTTGGGGTCCATTTGTTCAATAACCGCAATCTGATCTGGAAAAGGAGGGATGTCATGATGAAAAAGGTCGTCTTGAGCTGTGTTCTTACCGGTTTGCTGGCCGGTTGCGCCAGCACGCCCCTCGAGGAGCAAAAACCGGCCGCGGTCGAAGACCGGGCGACGGGCGCCCAGCGTCCGGATACCGCCCAGCCCGGTACGGATACACGGCCCGCGGGCGGTGCCGCGGTGGCTGCGGATCCCCTCAAGGATCCGAGCAACATCCTGTCGAAGCGCAGCATCTATTACGACTTCGACAGCTTCCTGGTGAAGGACGAATACAAGCCCATCGTCCAGGCCCATGCCAACTACCTGCGGCAGCACTCGGAGCGCCAGGTGATCCTCCAGGGCAATGCCGACGAGCGCGGCAGCCGGGAGTACAATCTGGCTCTCGGCCAGAAGCGCGCCGAAAGCGTCAAGAGGATGATGGAACTCCTGGGCGTCAGCGCCTCGCGGATCGAGACAGTGAGCTTCGGCGAAGAGAAGCCGCGCTGCACCGAGCATAACGAGGCGTGCTGGTCCCAGAACCGCCGCACTGACATCGTCTATCGAGGTGAATGACCGTGAAACCTTGGGGCCGTGACGGGCGCCCCGCCAGCCGGCCGCGGGCGGCGTGGGCGGCCGTCGCGCTGGCCTTGTGGGCCACCGCCGCCGGCGCCGGGCTGTTCGAGGACACCGACGCCCGCAAGAAGATCCTGGAGCAGCAACGGGAAATCCGGGACCTGCAGGCGCGCAACGCCGAGCTGCGGGAGCGTTTGAACAGGGTGGAAGAGCAGCTCAAATCCCAGGGGCTGCTGGAGCTCTACACCCAGATCGAGCAGCTCAAGGCGGAGATCAGCAAGCTGCGTGGCCGCATCGAGGAGGTGACCAACGTCGTCGACCAGAACGCCAAGCGCCAGCGGGACTTTTACGTGGATCTGGATAACCGGCTGCGGCGGCTGGAGCAGCCCACCCCCGCGTCCTCGGGGGGTGTCGTGCCCGGCGCTGCCCTGCCGGCGGCGGAGGCGGGGCTTGCGCCCGGCGCTGCAGCGGGCCCGACCGCCACTGCCGTTCCCGGCAGCTCAACGGCGCCGCCGGTCGCCCCGGCTCCGGGCACGACCCCGGCTCCTTTGGCTTCCGCAGACCCGGCGGCGGAGCAGCGGGCGTACGAATCCGCCTTCAACCTCTTTCGCCAGGCGAACTATCCGGCCGCCATCGCGGCTTTTACCAACTTCGCCAAGACCTATCCCCAAAGCCCCTTGGCGCCGAGCGCGCTGTACTGGGTGGGCAACGCCTACTACGCGATGGGCGACTACAAGAATGCCATCGCGGCCGAGCAGCGCATGATCGCCGCCTATCCCACCGCCCAGAAAGTGCCCGATGCCCTGTTAGTGATCGCCAGCAGCCAGCAGGAGCTGAAGGACACGGCGGCAGCGAAGAAGACGTTGGAAGAGCTTGTGCAGAAGTATCCGCTTTCGGAGGCGGCGGAGAAAGCGAAGCGGCGGCTGGCCAGCCTGCGGTAGTCGCGGCTCCTTTTCGTGAACCCGGTTCGGCTCCGCGTCACCGAGATCTTCCACTCGCTCCAGGGGGAGACCAGCCGGGTGGGACTGCCCACCGTGTTCGTCCGCCTGACCGGCTGCCCTTTGCGCTGCGTCTGGTGCGACACCGAGTACGCTTTTCACGGCGGAGCGCTCAAAACGATTCCCCAGATTCTGGAGGCGGTAAGCGCTTATGGAACGCGACGCGTATGCGTGACCGGCGGCGAGCCGTTGGCCCAAAGGGCGTGCCTTGCGCTCCTTACCGCGCTCTGCGATGCCGGCTTTGAGGTGTCCCTGGAAACGAGCGGCGCCTTGGATGTTTC
The sequence above is a segment of the Pelomicrobium methylotrophicum genome. Coding sequences within it:
- the ruvA gene encoding Holliday junction branch migration protein RuvA, with the protein product MIGRISGILVEKHPPMVLVDAHGVGYEIDVPMSTFYQLPATGSQVTLFTHLVVREDAHQLFGFWTDGERRTFRQLLKIAGIGARTALAVLSGLSVQELSQAVASQDAGRLTKIPGIGKKTAERLLLELKDRFKAEAGAAVVSAGVLPGDDILNALLALGYNDREAQWAMGQLDANLSVADGIRQALKLLSKR
- the tolB gene encoding Tol-Pal system beta propeller repeat protein TolB, which codes for MNAVVRSVPFLRRLVLLALLLAASSAARANLTIEIIGGGATQIPIAVVPFARESVLPQSVTEVVGADLARSGLFRLVPVGSNRPSEPNEVLYPEWQSRGAEALVIGAVVPLQDGRFEIRFRLMDVLKQQQLAGFTYTVTADQLRLTAHRIADVIYERLTGDKGVFSTRIAYVVRQGNRYELQVADADGFNPQTVVASNEPIISPAWSPDGTRLAYVSFENRKPIIYVQNLLTGQRRVLANYKGSNSAPAWSPDGKRLAVVLTKDGISQIYLVNADGTGLTRLTHSGAIDTEPSFSPDGEWLLFTSDRGGSPQIYRIAVNGGSTARLTFEGDYNVSPHYSPDGKSFVFVTRRNGRFNVAVQDMVTGQVQVLTDSRLDESPTFAPNGRMILYATEVGGRGVLAAVSSDGRVRQRLTVRAGDVREPAWGPFVQ
- the pal gene encoding peptidoglycan-associated lipoprotein Pal — its product is MMKKVVLSCVLTGLLAGCASTPLEEQKPAAVEDRATGAQRPDTAQPGTDTRPAGGAAVAADPLKDPSNILSKRSIYYDFDSFLVKDEYKPIVQAHANYLRQHSERQVILQGNADERGSREYNLALGQKRAESVKRMMELLGVSASRIETVSFGEEKPRCTEHNEACWSQNRRTDIVYRGE
- the ruvC gene encoding crossover junction endodeoxyribonuclease RuvC, with protein sequence MRILGIDPGLQVTGFGVLDKVGQSLGYVASGCIRTPDIELPGRLRAILESLNDVIGEYHPQQVAVEEVFVNVNPRSTLLLGQARGAAICAVVTHGLPVAEYTALQVKQAVVGNGHAKKEQVQEMVKRLLHLPAPPSADAADALACAICHAHGGMGLGRLPTAGYRVRRGRLR
- the ybgC gene encoding tol-pal system-associated acyl-CoA thioesterase; the protein is MKSVEKGQRAPKSTFSLPLRVYYQDTDAGGVVYHSRYLDFLERARYEWLREAGFGLRELAERLKVIFVVRSVEIQFRRPARLDDLLLVTVQPGEVGRSRVPVEQEVKRDHETLASARVELACVDARTLKPASLPPELRHAIVR
- the queE gene encoding 7-carboxy-7-deazaguanine synthase QueE; the encoded protein is MNPVRLRVTEIFHSLQGETSRVGLPTVFVRLTGCPLRCVWCDTEYAFHGGALKTIPQILEAVSAYGTRRVCVTGGEPLAQRACLALLTALCDAGFEVSLETSGALDVSAVDPRVAKVMDLKAPGSGEEAENRWENLAYLTPRDELKIVLADEADYEWARRVLVERRLAEICPVLLSPVYGRLDPARLAEWILRDRLPVRLQIQLHKVLWGEAPGH
- a CDS encoding YebC/PmpR family DNA-binding transcriptional regulator — protein: MAGHSKWANIRFRKERADAKKGKVFTRLIREITVAAREGGGDPAANPRLRLAIDKAFENNMPKENVERAIKRGTGQLEGAEYEEVRYEGYGIGGAAVMVDCLTDNRTRTVADVRHTFTKHGGNLGTDGCVAFLFKHCGQLVFAPGTDENRLMEAALEAGAEDVIGHDDGSFEVITSVADFEAVKRRIEAAGLKPEVAEITMRPTTEVELKGEDAVKMRRLLDALEALDDVQEVYTTAVMNE
- a CDS encoding HIT family protein — its product is MRNLLDMDEALAGECFRVATRIAKAVRKATGCAGLNLFQANEAAGFQTVYHFHLHVLPRHAGDGLKLVWPTRNPPREALDRMAGEIRAALA
- the ybgF gene encoding tol-pal system protein YbgF yields the protein MTVKPWGRDGRPASRPRAAWAAVALALWATAAGAGLFEDTDARKKILEQQREIRDLQARNAELRERLNRVEEQLKSQGLLELYTQIEQLKAEISKLRGRIEEVTNVVDQNAKRQRDFYVDLDNRLRRLEQPTPASSGGVVPGAALPAAEAGLAPGAAAGPTATAVPGSSTAPPVAPAPGTTPAPLASADPAAEQRAYESAFNLFRQANYPAAIAAFTNFAKTYPQSPLAPSALYWVGNAYYAMGDYKNAIAAEQRMIAAYPTAQKVPDALLVIASSQQELKDTAAAKKTLEELVQKYPLSEAAEKAKRRLASLR
- the tolR gene encoding protein TolR, which translates into the protein MAFERRSSRRLMNQINVVPYIDVMLVLLVIFMVTAPMINPGQIELPQVGRSLAPSAAPVEVIIRKTGALAVRERNEPGAPREITRGELVELLKQKQARNPDQAVVIAGDKDVRYEEVVKVLDLLQAQQIKRVGLLAKPASL
- the ruvB gene encoding Holliday junction branch migration DNA helicase RuvB, with the translated sequence MIETDRLISAAPASHQEEALERALRPKWLQEYVGQSKVREQLEIFIEAARSRAEALDHVLLFGPPGLGKTTLAHIIAKEMGVNLRHTSGPVLERAGDLAALLTNLEPRDVLFIDEIHRLSPVVEEILYPALEDFQIDIMIGEGPAARSVKLDLPPFTLVGATTRAGMLTNPLRDRFGIVARLEFYTPEELTQIVLRSAHLLNVTIDREGAFEIARRSRGTPRIANRLLRRVRDFAEVKADGRVTQEVADAALKMLDVDPLGLDLMDRKLLLTVMEKFSGGPVGLDSLAAAIGEERDTIEDVLEPFLIQQGYLKRTPRGRMATVAAYQHFGLGLPRNALTGDLWNEQ
- a CDS encoding helicase HerA-like domain-containing protein, encoding MIDPILVAKKAERELFLLPKMANRHGLITGATGTGKTVTLQTLAQGFSRIGVPVFLSDVKGDLSGVSQPGGGNKKVEERIAALGLKDFEYRGCPVAFWDVFGNQGHPVRSTISEMGPLLLGRMLSLNDTQQGVLTLAFKIADDAGLLLLDLKDLRALLSYVGENAKRFTTEYGNISAASIGAIQRGLLALEQEGGERLFGEPALDIHDLMRTDGGEGVVNILCADRLMNAPKLYATFLLWLLSELFENLPEVGDPEKPKLVFFFDEAHLLFDDAPEALLDKIEQVVRLIRSKGVGVYFVTQNPLDIPDRVLGQLGNRIQHALRAFTPRDQKAVKAAATTLRANPALDLQQAITELGVGEALVSLLDEKGRPGVTERAFIVPPASRIGPIPAEARERLIRASALFGRYEQTIDRESAYEVLKSRAGQAAADTEKAKQQGQDGAGGLGGLLDAVLGSGGSRRQSVLEAMTKSAARAIGSELGRQVLRGVLGGLLGGTRRRR
- a CDS encoding cell envelope integrity protein TolA, whose translation is MARKPDHIAADSEPGKLRAALMAFGVHLLFLVFLMVGVNWRAERPTPVEAELWASLPPQPAPDGEPKPEPAPAPKLQPTPEPKPQPRPEPKPEPAKAQPEKPEVALKEKLEEERRKKEEERRRLEEEKRKKAEAERQRQEQERLAQQRREEAERQRREEERRRALEEQVKREMAALEAQRAQQEALARAEAQRLAAIASLRDEYIFKIREKVRRNIVMPPEVPHNAEAVFEVVLLPSGEVLSARLVKPSGVPAYDSAVERAIKKAEPLPLPPDPALLPQFRTLTLKFRPAE
- the tolQ gene encoding protein TolQ → MQVTADLSLVSLIANASLLVQLVMALLLIISLMSWWYIFRKLFTIRRAREQADEFEKQFWSGVDMTTLYQVAVKTRHSAGSLERIFEAGFREFTKHKTRPGMNVEAAMEGTRRAMRATYQREMDRLEAHMAFLATVGSVSPYVGLFGTVWGIMNAFRGLSNVVSATLAHVAPGIAEALIATAMGLFAAIPAVVAYNRYARDIDKLAIRYESFMEEFSNILQRQAHA